TGCTGAACAAATTCGCGCTTTTGTGCCAACGCGTTATGAAGTACTGGGCACAGACGGTTTTGGTCGTTCTGATACGCGTTGGAACTTGCGCCGTCATTTTGAAGTCGACAGATACTATATTGCTTATGCTGCACTGGTGGCATTGGCCGCCGACGGTAAGGTGTCGACCAAGCTGCCGACACAGGCAATGAAAAAATATAAATTGAGTGCCGATGCGCCCAATCCGTTGGGTGTGTAATCAGTTGGGTGGAGAGTAAACATTAACGACCTTACCTGAATCGCTAACGTAGGTTTAGAAATTCATGCTTAACATCTAGCAAATGCGACGTTATTCTCGCACTAATTGTAGTCGTCGTGCTAAAAACAGTAGCGGCCAGCACAGCATAAAATAAAACACGGCGGCTAATAGCCAAGTTTCGAAAATCTGCTGTGTGGATACCGCCGTTTCTTGAGCACTAAACGTGAGTTCTTGCACGGAAATTACTGACAAGATTGCCGAATCTTTAACCAGTAATATTAATTGTCCGGTCAATGGTGCCGCCGTACGTGCTGTCGCTTGCGGCAAAATAACTAAACGCAGTGTGTGCCATGATGATAACCCCATGCTACGTGCGGCATTCCACTGACCTCGTTCTATTGAAAGCACACCGGCACGTAGTATTTCGGTGACAAAAGCGGCTTCAAAAATCGCCAAGCACAATACACCGCTGATGAAATTTTCTGCTTGTGCCGGATCCCCAAATAGCAGGCGGCTAATTGTATTGTCTGTCGGTGTTATTTCGCCGGTAAAAATTTGTGAGCTGACGAAATAAAAGAAAATAAAGATGAAAACAATTGGAGGCAAATGCCGCAAGCTTTCCACATACAGCTTCGCCATAAGACGCAGCGCCGTCACGGGCGACAATGCCGCTGCCGTCACGATGCCGCCGATGAGTAGTGCTAATATACCGCTAAAAATCATTAACCGCACACTGATTAACATGCCGTCTAGTAGCAACCCGCCGTGCCAACCATCTTTGTTGTGGGTTGCGATGTATTCTAGCGGTAGCGACCAGTGCCAGATATAGTTGAGTGCTGTACCGGCTTCGTATAGTAACCAGAAAAAAA
This genomic interval from Candidatus Persebacteraceae bacterium Df01 contains the following:
- a CDS encoding amino acid ABC transporter permease; this translates as MKIPAAHRWQTTDTFVCLFVVVVFFWLLYEAGTALNYIWHWSLPLEYIATHNKDGWHGGLLLDGMLISVRLMIFSGILALLIGGIVTAAALSPVTALRLMAKLYVESLRHLPPIVFIFIFFYFVSSQIFTGEITPTDNTISRLLFGDPAQAENFISGVLCLAIFEAAFVTEILRAGVLSIERGQWNAARSMGLSSWHTLRLVILPQATARTAAPLTGQLILLVKDSAILSVISVQELTFSAQETAVSTQQIFETWLLAAVFYFMLCWPLLFLARRLQLVRE